A DNA window from Comamonas sp. 26 contains the following coding sequences:
- the cobI gene encoding precorrin-2 C(20)-methyltransferase, whose amino-acid sequence MNSGKIICVGLGPGDPELMSVKADRLLRNARHVAFFRKRGHPGKARQLVNGMLHAEVTEYPMEYPVTTEIPHDDPRYIAQLSDFYLGWQSRLTELTRSEDVVVLCEGDPFFYGSFMHLYVRLRQAGVVPVEVLPGIPGMVGCWHATGIPVTWGDDVMSVLPATLPDAQLRQHMERSDALVIMKVGRHLGRIRGLLTELGKLDQGWLVINGTMADQQVMPLRDAPERCPYFAIVIVHGQGRRPANDM is encoded by the coding sequence ATGAATAGCGGAAAAATCATCTGCGTGGGACTGGGCCCCGGTGATCCGGAACTCATGAGCGTCAAGGCCGACCGGCTGCTGCGCAATGCGCGGCATGTGGCCTTCTTTCGCAAGCGTGGTCACCCTGGCAAGGCGCGGCAACTGGTCAATGGCATGCTGCATGCCGAGGTGACCGAGTACCCGATGGAGTACCCGGTGACCACCGAAATTCCGCACGACGATCCGCGCTACATCGCGCAGCTCTCGGATTTCTATCTAGGCTGGCAATCCAGGCTGACGGAACTCACGCGCAGCGAAGATGTGGTGGTGCTCTGCGAAGGCGACCCGTTTTTCTACGGCTCCTTCATGCATTTGTATGTGCGTCTGCGTCAGGCCGGCGTGGTGCCTGTCGAGGTTCTGCCGGGCATTCCTGGCATGGTGGGGTGCTGGCATGCGACGGGGATTCCTGTCACCTGGGGCGACGACGTCATGAGCGTGCTGCCTGCTACCTTGCCCGACGCGCAGCTTCGTCAGCACATGGAGCGATCTGACGCCTTGGTCATCATGAAAGTGGGGCGGCACCTGGGCCGTATTCGCGGACTGCTGACCGAGCTGGGCAAGCTTGACCAGGGCTGGCTGGTGATCAACGGCACCATGGCGGATCAGCAAGTCATGCCCTTGCGCGATGCGCCCGAGCGTTGCCCGTACTTTGCCATCGTGATTGTTCATGGGCAGGGGCGACGCCCGGCCAATGACATGTAA
- a CDS encoding precorrin-8X methylmutase: MTYTYETQGEEIYRQSFAIIRREADLKRFTALEERVACRMIHAAGMVELAAHIRFSPDFAVVAEAALQRGAPVLCDARMVSEGITRKRMPASNPIICTLNDGAVPELAQQMGNTRSAAALELWRPHLAGAVVAIGNAPTALFHLLNMLQDPDCPRPAAIIGCPVGFVGAAESKDALEQWGGIPFAVVKGRLGGSAITVAAVNALASVIE; this comes from the coding sequence ATGACCTACACATACGAAACCCAAGGTGAAGAGATTTACCGGCAGTCCTTTGCCATCATTCGCCGCGAAGCCGATCTGAAGCGCTTTACCGCACTTGAAGAACGTGTGGCCTGCCGCATGATTCATGCCGCAGGCATGGTCGAGCTGGCTGCGCATATCCGCTTCTCGCCCGACTTTGCGGTGGTGGCTGAGGCGGCGCTGCAGCGTGGTGCTCCCGTTCTTTGCGATGCCCGCATGGTCAGCGAAGGCATCACGCGCAAGCGCATGCCCGCCAGCAATCCCATCATCTGCACCTTGAACGATGGCGCGGTGCCCGAGCTGGCGCAGCAGATGGGCAACACCCGCAGCGCTGCCGCATTGGAGCTGTGGCGGCCGCATCTGGCCGGGGCTGTTGTGGCCATTGGTAACGCCCCCACTGCGCTGTTTCATCTGCTCAATATGCTGCAAGACCCTGACTGCCCGCGTCCGGCGGCCATCATCGGCTGCCCCGTGGGCTTTGTGGGTGCAGCAGAGTCCAAGGATGCGCTGGAACAATGGGGAGGCATTCCCTTTGCCGTGGTGAAGGGCAGGTTGGGAGGCTCTGCCATCACGGTGGCTGCCGTCAACGCGCTGGCCAGCGTGATCGAGTGA